The Henckelia pumila isolate YLH828 chromosome 2, ASM3356847v2, whole genome shotgun sequence genome includes a window with the following:
- the LOC140883279 gene encoding UPF0235 protein At5g63440 — protein MPKRTTHTYSSEDALPEGPDSDLFVYYCKHCSSHVLITDTQLQKMPKRNTDKAYVLDRKKHLARLNTSEAGKVLLKRGEGKVEKQYRMNCVGCELLVCYRAEEDMASASFIYVVDGALSTIAAETNPQDAPVPPCISQLEGGLVQVAIEVEDRSQRSAITRVNADDVRVTVAAPAARGEANNELLEYMGKVLGLKLSQMTLQRGWNNKSKLLVVEDLSARQVYEKLLEAAQP, from the exons ATGCCGAAGCGAACGACGCATACATACTCGAGCGAGGACGCTTTGCCGGAAGGTCCCGACTCCGATCTCTTCGTTTACTACTGCAAGCATTGCAGCTCTCATGTTCTTATCACTG ATACACAATTGCAGAAAATGCCCAAAAGAAATACGGACAAAGCTTATGTCTTGGACAGGAAGAAGCATCTCGCCAGGCTCAACACCAGTGAAGCAGGAAAGGTTCTTCTCAAGCG TGGTGAAGGGAAAGTGGAGAAGCAGTATCGAATGAATTGTGTGGGCTGTGAGCTGCTTGTTTGCTATCGTGCTGAAGAAGATATGGCATCTGCTTCCTTCATATATGTTGTTGATGGTGCACTCAGTACAATTGCTGCTGAAACTAATCCACAG GACGCTCCTGTTCCGCCCTGCATATCGCAATTAGAGGGTGGCCTTGTTCAGGTGGCTATCGAGGTGGAAGACCGTTCACAACGCTCAGCAATCACAA GAGTAAATGCTGATGATGTTCGAGTTACTGTTGCCGCACCTGCAGCCCGAGGAGAAGCTAACAACGAGCTTTTAGAATATATGGGAAAG GTATTAGGTTTGAAATTGAGCCAGATGACGCTCCAAAGAGGGTGGAATAATAAATCAAAGCTCCTGGTG GTGGAGGATTTGAGCGCGAGACAAGTATATGAGAAACTCCTTGAAGCTGCACAACCTTGA
- the LOC140879966 gene encoding uncharacterized protein isoform X1, which translates to MVSTRRSGSLPSNNKRSSSASDDNNKPSSPKRQKGESSNNKNNSVNDDNSKALELEPAENPKEISSTDPAERPAATAAPAASVSVAAHVVVEGAVAAVADKPRSSFTSWKQHLGFETTTPWCRLLTQSSLNPTVSVYTTNFLVGSSKQANLLIRDQTISAILCSIRLTQRDDKPVAVLESRGSKACVQVNGKTIKKNSSCDLNSGDEVVFGFLGTHAYIFQQLPYEHIIKSPPPDVQANVGKLIPVERRAGDASAVAGASILASLSNPRQDLSRFKPTSQASGKNYRVSELPSSPTVNEDELDGQEVNSATNLGSEAAVDVGAANKFDGSIEPGLEDERGWDRDPILTSASGMCTRTSAFRESIILSILHGRELKVSFDNFPYYLSENTKNVLVAASYIHLKHKDQVKYTSELPTLNPRILLSGPAGSDIYQEMLAKALAHFFGAKLLIFDSHSFLGGSSKDAETLKEGVNAEKVCNTSKQVTRSTVIGKDIGLTSGEADTGNSPSAPLGSDSLKMENDVIPNSVNAAKNSTIKVGDRVKFIGIPSGGVYPSSTSSTFRGPTPGMRGKVLLLFEDNPLSKIGVRFDRLVADGVDFGGLCDNGHGFFCHANELRLDTSGIEDMDKLFINTMFETVFEESRDSPFILFMKDAEKSMAGSSESYAIFKNKLEKLPDNVVVIGTHIQTEYSKEKSHPGGLLFTKFGSHQTALLDLTFPDSFGRLNDRAKDVTKATKLLSKLFPNKVTIHMPQDEAHLVSWKRQLDQDSETLKVKANLYNLRTVLNRYVLGCDGLETLSIKDQSLTNESAEKVVGWALSHHLMTNPKAEADARLVLSTESIQYGIGILQSIMNESKNLKKSLKDVVTENEFEKRLLADVIPPSDIGVTFDDIGALENVKDTLKELVMLPLQRPELFCKGQLTKPCKGILLFGPPGTGKTMLAKAVATEAGANFINISMSSITSKWFGEGEKYVKAVFSLASKIAPSVIFVDEVDSMLGRRENPGEHEAMRKMKNEFMVNWDGLRTKDTERVLVLAATNRPFDLDEAVIRRLPRRLMVNLPDAANRAKILQVILAKEDLSADMDLDSVASMTDGYSGSDLKNLCVTAAHRPIREILEKEKKEQAAALAEGRIPPALSGSADIRPLNIDDFRFAHERVCASVSSESINMTELHQWNELYGEGGSRRKKSLSYFM; encoded by the exons ATGGTGTCGACCCGGCGAAGTGGATCTCTGCCGTCGAATAACAAGAGATCATCTTCCGCCTCCGATGATAACAACAAGCCTTCTTCTCCCAAGCGTCAGAAG GGCGAGAGCagcaataataaaaataatagtgtAAATGATGATAATTCGAAGGCTTTAGAGCTAGAGCCTGCGGAGAATCCGAAGGAAATAAGCTCCACTGATCCGGCCGAACGCCCTGCGGCTACCGCCGCTCCAGCTGCGTCCGTCTCCGTAGCCGCTCATGTGGTTGTTGAAG GGGCTGTGGCAGCTGTGGCGGATAAGCCGAGGAGCTCGTTCACTTCGTGGAAGCAGCATCTAGGTTTCGAAACAACCACGCCTTGGTGCCGGCTTCTTACCCAATCCTCGCTG AACCCAACTGTTTCCGTGTACACGACCAATTTCTTAGTTGGCTCGAGCAAACAGGCGAATCTATTGATTCGTGATCAAACCATCAGTGCAATCTTGTGTTCAATAAGGCTCACCCAG CGTGATGATAAACCTGTCGCGGTGCTTGAGAGCCGGGGAAGCAAAGCATGTGTGCAAGTGAATGGTAAAACAATCAAGAAAAATTCTAGTTGTGATCTTAATTCAGGAGATGAAGTGGTTTTCGGCTTTCTTGGAACCCATGCATAT ATTTTCCAGCAGCTACCTTATGAACACATAATCAAGAGCCCCCCACCAGATGTTCAGGCTAATGTAGGAAAGCTGATTCCCGTTGAAAGACGAGCAGGAGATGCATCTGCTGTGGCTGGTGCTTCAATTTTGGCATCCCTTTCTAACCCGCGGCAAGATTTATCACGGTTTAAGCCTACATCTCAGGCCAGTGGTAAAAATTACAGAGTGAGTGAACTGCCTTCCTCCCCCACTGTTAATGAGGATGAGCTTGATGGGCAAGAAGTTAACTCAGCTACAAACCTAGGGAGTGAAGCAGCTGTTGATGTTGGGGCTGCCAACAAGTTTGATGGCAGTATAGAACCTGGCTTAGAG GATGAAAGAGGCTGGGATAGGGATCCGATTCTGACATCAGCATCTGGCATGTGCACACGAACTTCAGCATTTAGAGAAAGCATTATTTTATCGATTCTACATGGGAGAGAGCTAAAAGTTTCATTCGATAATTTCCCATACTATTTGAG TGAGAATACAAAAAATGTTCTTGTCGCGGCTTCATATATACACCTGAAGCACAAGGATCAAGTTAAATATACATCCGAGCTTCCTACTCTGAATCCGAGAATTTTGCTTTCTGGTCCTGCAG GGTCTGATATCTACCAAGAAATGTTGGCAAAGGCGTTAGCTCATTTTTTTGGGGCTAAATTGCTTATATTTGACAGCCATTCATTTTTGGGA GGTTCTTCTAAGGATGCTGAGACTCTGAAAGAGGGAGTCAATGCAGAAAAAGTGTGCAATACGAGCAAGCAAGTTACTAGATCTACAGTTATTGGTAAGGACATTGGTCTTACATCTGGTGAAGCAGACACCGGTAATTCACCGAGTGCTCCACTTGGCTCTGACTCGTTGAAAATGGAAAATGATGTCATACCCAATTCAGTGAATGCTGCTAAGAACTCTACTATCAAAGTAG GCGATAGAGTTAAATTCATTGGTATACCTTCTGGTGGAGTATATCCAAGTTCTACAAG CTCGACTTTTAGGGGACCAACTCCTGGAATGCGAGGAAAGGTTCTCTTGCTTTTTGAAGATAACCCTCTATCAAAAATTGGTGTAAGATTTGACAGACTCGTTGCAGATGGGGTTGATTTTGGAGGTCTTTGTGATAATGGACATGGATTCTTCTGCCATG CCAATGAACTTCGCTTGGATACATCTGGCATTGAGGATATGGACAAGTTATTCATTAACACTATGTTTGAG ACCGTATTTGAAGAGAGCAGGGATTCcccttttattttgtttatgaaAGATGCGGAGAAGTCGATGGCAGGAAGTTCAGAATCATATGCTATTTTTAAGAACAAGCTTGAGAAACTTCCCGATAATGTCGTCGTTATTGGCACACACATTCAAACTGAATATTCTAAGGAAAAG TCCCACCCTGGCGGTTTGCTTTTCACGAAATTCGGCAGCCACCAGACTGCATTGCTTGACTTGACTTTCCCT GATAGTTTTGGAAGGCTGAATGATAGGGCTAAGGATGTTACCAAGGCAACTAAGCTTTTGTCCAAACTGTTTCCTAATAAAGTAACAATTCACATGCCTCAG GATGAAGCTCATCTGGTTAGTTGGAAGCGTCAATTGGATCAAGATTCTGAAACCCTGAAAGTGAAAGCAAATTTGTATAATTTACGAACT GTTCTAAACCGTTATGTGCTGGGGTGTGATGGATTAGAAACTTTAAGCATCAAAGACCAATCACTTACAAACGAGA gTGCGGAAAAGGTTGTTGGATGGGCTTTGAGCCATCATTTGATGACGAACCCTAAAGCTGAAGCAGATGCGAGGCTTGTTTTATCTACAGAGAG CATTCAATATGGCATTGGAATATTACAATCCATAATGAATGAATCCAAGAATCTAAAGAAGTCCCTCAAG GATGTTGTGACTGAAAATGAATTCGAGAAGAGGCTTCTAGCAGATGTAATTCCACCCAGTGATATTGGAGTGACATTTGATGATATAGGAGCACTGGAAAATGTGAAAGACACGTTGAAGGAGTTGGTGATGCTTCCTTTACAGAGGCCAGAACTTTTCTGCAAGGGTCAACTCACCAAG CCTTGCAAGGGTATACTTTTATTTGGCCCCCCTGGAACAGGAAAAACCATGCTTGCTAAGGCTGTGGCCACTGAAGCTGGTGCTAACTTCATTAACATTTCAATGTCCAGCATAACATCAAAG TGGTTTGGTGAGGGTGAGAAATATGTCAAGGCTGTCTTCTCACTGGCCAGCAAAATCGCTCCAAGCGTTATATTTGTTGATGAA GTAGATAGCATGCTGGGGCGAAGGGAAAACCCTGGAGAACATGAGGCCATGCGTAAAATGAAAAATGAGTTTATGGTGAATTGGGATGGGTTGCGAACGAAAGACACAGAGCGTGTTTTGGTACTTGCTGCAACAAACAGGCCTTTCGACCTAGATGAAGCTGTAATAAGGCGGCTGCCACGTAG ATTGATGGTCAACTTACCAGATGCTGCTAATAGAGCAAAAATCCTACAAGTGATACTAGCAAAAGAGGACTTGTCTGCAGACATGGATTTGGATTCAGTCGCGAGTATGACAGATGGTTATTCTGGAAGTGATCTTAAG AATTTGTGTGTCACAGCTGCACATCGCCCAATTAGAGAGATTTTGGAAAAAGAGAAAAAG GAGCAAGCCGCTGCTCTTGCTGAAGGGAGGATCCCACCAGCTTTAAGTGGGAGTGCTGATATTCGCCCCCTAAATATAGATGACTTCCGATTTGCTCATGAAAGG GTCTGCGCAAGTGTTTCGTCAGAGTCGATAAACATGACAGAGCTTCATCAGTGGAATGAACTTTACGGCGAAGGAGGTTCGAGAAGGAAAAAATCCCTCAGCTACTTCATGTAA
- the LOC140879966 gene encoding uncharacterized protein isoform X2, producing MVSTRRSGSLPSNNKRSSSASDDNNKPSSPKRQKGESSNNKNNSVNDDNSKALELEPAENPKEISSTDPAERPAATAAPAASVSVAAHVVVEGAVAAVADKPRSSFTSWKQHLGFETTTPWCRLLTQSSLNPTVSVYTTNFLVGSSKQANLLIRDQTISAILCSIRLTQRDDKPVAVLESRGSKACVQVNGKTIKKNSSCDLNSGDEVVFGFLGTHAYIFQQLPYEHIIKSPPPDVQANVGKLIPVERRAGDASAVAGASILASLSNPRQDLSRFKPTSQASGKNYRVSELPSSPTVNEDELDGQEVNSATNLGSEAAVDVGAANKFDGSIEPGLEDERGWDRDPILTSASGMCTRTSAFRESIILSILHGRELKVSFDNFPYYLSENTKNVLVAASYIHLKHKDQVKYTSELPTLNPRILLSGPAGSDIYQEMLAKALAHFFGAKLLIFDSHSFLGGSSKDAETLKEGVNAEKVCNTSKQVTRSTVIGKDIGLTSGEADTGNSPSAPLGSDSLKMENDVIPNSVNAAKNSTIKVGDRVKFIGIPSGGVYPSSTRGPTPGMRGKVLLLFEDNPLSKIGVRFDRLVADGVDFGGLCDNGHGFFCHANELRLDTSGIEDMDKLFINTMFETVFEESRDSPFILFMKDAEKSMAGSSESYAIFKNKLEKLPDNVVVIGTHIQTEYSKEKSHPGGLLFTKFGSHQTALLDLTFPDSFGRLNDRAKDVTKATKLLSKLFPNKVTIHMPQDEAHLVSWKRQLDQDSETLKVKANLYNLRTVLNRYVLGCDGLETLSIKDQSLTNESAEKVVGWALSHHLMTNPKAEADARLVLSTESIQYGIGILQSIMNESKNLKKSLKDVVTENEFEKRLLADVIPPSDIGVTFDDIGALENVKDTLKELVMLPLQRPELFCKGQLTKPCKGILLFGPPGTGKTMLAKAVATEAGANFINISMSSITSKWFGEGEKYVKAVFSLASKIAPSVIFVDEVDSMLGRRENPGEHEAMRKMKNEFMVNWDGLRTKDTERVLVLAATNRPFDLDEAVIRRLPRRLMVNLPDAANRAKILQVILAKEDLSADMDLDSVASMTDGYSGSDLKNLCVTAAHRPIREILEKEKKEQAAALAEGRIPPALSGSADIRPLNIDDFRFAHERVCASVSSESINMTELHQWNELYGEGGSRRKKSLSYFM from the exons ATGGTGTCGACCCGGCGAAGTGGATCTCTGCCGTCGAATAACAAGAGATCATCTTCCGCCTCCGATGATAACAACAAGCCTTCTTCTCCCAAGCGTCAGAAG GGCGAGAGCagcaataataaaaataatagtgtAAATGATGATAATTCGAAGGCTTTAGAGCTAGAGCCTGCGGAGAATCCGAAGGAAATAAGCTCCACTGATCCGGCCGAACGCCCTGCGGCTACCGCCGCTCCAGCTGCGTCCGTCTCCGTAGCCGCTCATGTGGTTGTTGAAG GGGCTGTGGCAGCTGTGGCGGATAAGCCGAGGAGCTCGTTCACTTCGTGGAAGCAGCATCTAGGTTTCGAAACAACCACGCCTTGGTGCCGGCTTCTTACCCAATCCTCGCTG AACCCAACTGTTTCCGTGTACACGACCAATTTCTTAGTTGGCTCGAGCAAACAGGCGAATCTATTGATTCGTGATCAAACCATCAGTGCAATCTTGTGTTCAATAAGGCTCACCCAG CGTGATGATAAACCTGTCGCGGTGCTTGAGAGCCGGGGAAGCAAAGCATGTGTGCAAGTGAATGGTAAAACAATCAAGAAAAATTCTAGTTGTGATCTTAATTCAGGAGATGAAGTGGTTTTCGGCTTTCTTGGAACCCATGCATAT ATTTTCCAGCAGCTACCTTATGAACACATAATCAAGAGCCCCCCACCAGATGTTCAGGCTAATGTAGGAAAGCTGATTCCCGTTGAAAGACGAGCAGGAGATGCATCTGCTGTGGCTGGTGCTTCAATTTTGGCATCCCTTTCTAACCCGCGGCAAGATTTATCACGGTTTAAGCCTACATCTCAGGCCAGTGGTAAAAATTACAGAGTGAGTGAACTGCCTTCCTCCCCCACTGTTAATGAGGATGAGCTTGATGGGCAAGAAGTTAACTCAGCTACAAACCTAGGGAGTGAAGCAGCTGTTGATGTTGGGGCTGCCAACAAGTTTGATGGCAGTATAGAACCTGGCTTAGAG GATGAAAGAGGCTGGGATAGGGATCCGATTCTGACATCAGCATCTGGCATGTGCACACGAACTTCAGCATTTAGAGAAAGCATTATTTTATCGATTCTACATGGGAGAGAGCTAAAAGTTTCATTCGATAATTTCCCATACTATTTGAG TGAGAATACAAAAAATGTTCTTGTCGCGGCTTCATATATACACCTGAAGCACAAGGATCAAGTTAAATATACATCCGAGCTTCCTACTCTGAATCCGAGAATTTTGCTTTCTGGTCCTGCAG GGTCTGATATCTACCAAGAAATGTTGGCAAAGGCGTTAGCTCATTTTTTTGGGGCTAAATTGCTTATATTTGACAGCCATTCATTTTTGGGA GGTTCTTCTAAGGATGCTGAGACTCTGAAAGAGGGAGTCAATGCAGAAAAAGTGTGCAATACGAGCAAGCAAGTTACTAGATCTACAGTTATTGGTAAGGACATTGGTCTTACATCTGGTGAAGCAGACACCGGTAATTCACCGAGTGCTCCACTTGGCTCTGACTCGTTGAAAATGGAAAATGATGTCATACCCAATTCAGTGAATGCTGCTAAGAACTCTACTATCAAAGTAG GCGATAGAGTTAAATTCATTGGTATACCTTCTGGTGGAGTATATCCAAGTTCTACAAG GGGACCAACTCCTGGAATGCGAGGAAAGGTTCTCTTGCTTTTTGAAGATAACCCTCTATCAAAAATTGGTGTAAGATTTGACAGACTCGTTGCAGATGGGGTTGATTTTGGAGGTCTTTGTGATAATGGACATGGATTCTTCTGCCATG CCAATGAACTTCGCTTGGATACATCTGGCATTGAGGATATGGACAAGTTATTCATTAACACTATGTTTGAG ACCGTATTTGAAGAGAGCAGGGATTCcccttttattttgtttatgaaAGATGCGGAGAAGTCGATGGCAGGAAGTTCAGAATCATATGCTATTTTTAAGAACAAGCTTGAGAAACTTCCCGATAATGTCGTCGTTATTGGCACACACATTCAAACTGAATATTCTAAGGAAAAG TCCCACCCTGGCGGTTTGCTTTTCACGAAATTCGGCAGCCACCAGACTGCATTGCTTGACTTGACTTTCCCT GATAGTTTTGGAAGGCTGAATGATAGGGCTAAGGATGTTACCAAGGCAACTAAGCTTTTGTCCAAACTGTTTCCTAATAAAGTAACAATTCACATGCCTCAG GATGAAGCTCATCTGGTTAGTTGGAAGCGTCAATTGGATCAAGATTCTGAAACCCTGAAAGTGAAAGCAAATTTGTATAATTTACGAACT GTTCTAAACCGTTATGTGCTGGGGTGTGATGGATTAGAAACTTTAAGCATCAAAGACCAATCACTTACAAACGAGA gTGCGGAAAAGGTTGTTGGATGGGCTTTGAGCCATCATTTGATGACGAACCCTAAAGCTGAAGCAGATGCGAGGCTTGTTTTATCTACAGAGAG CATTCAATATGGCATTGGAATATTACAATCCATAATGAATGAATCCAAGAATCTAAAGAAGTCCCTCAAG GATGTTGTGACTGAAAATGAATTCGAGAAGAGGCTTCTAGCAGATGTAATTCCACCCAGTGATATTGGAGTGACATTTGATGATATAGGAGCACTGGAAAATGTGAAAGACACGTTGAAGGAGTTGGTGATGCTTCCTTTACAGAGGCCAGAACTTTTCTGCAAGGGTCAACTCACCAAG CCTTGCAAGGGTATACTTTTATTTGGCCCCCCTGGAACAGGAAAAACCATGCTTGCTAAGGCTGTGGCCACTGAAGCTGGTGCTAACTTCATTAACATTTCAATGTCCAGCATAACATCAAAG TGGTTTGGTGAGGGTGAGAAATATGTCAAGGCTGTCTTCTCACTGGCCAGCAAAATCGCTCCAAGCGTTATATTTGTTGATGAA GTAGATAGCATGCTGGGGCGAAGGGAAAACCCTGGAGAACATGAGGCCATGCGTAAAATGAAAAATGAGTTTATGGTGAATTGGGATGGGTTGCGAACGAAAGACACAGAGCGTGTTTTGGTACTTGCTGCAACAAACAGGCCTTTCGACCTAGATGAAGCTGTAATAAGGCGGCTGCCACGTAG ATTGATGGTCAACTTACCAGATGCTGCTAATAGAGCAAAAATCCTACAAGTGATACTAGCAAAAGAGGACTTGTCTGCAGACATGGATTTGGATTCAGTCGCGAGTATGACAGATGGTTATTCTGGAAGTGATCTTAAG AATTTGTGTGTCACAGCTGCACATCGCCCAATTAGAGAGATTTTGGAAAAAGAGAAAAAG GAGCAAGCCGCTGCTCTTGCTGAAGGGAGGATCCCACCAGCTTTAAGTGGGAGTGCTGATATTCGCCCCCTAAATATAGATGACTTCCGATTTGCTCATGAAAGG GTCTGCGCAAGTGTTTCGTCAGAGTCGATAAACATGACAGAGCTTCATCAGTGGAATGAACTTTACGGCGAAGGAGGTTCGAGAAGGAAAAAATCCCTCAGCTACTTCATGTAA